In Gemmatimonadales bacterium, a single window of DNA contains:
- a CDS encoding PQQ-binding-like beta-propeller repeat protein, whose translation MADMPRDRIYVGAQGHVVALEGASGREVWRTKVRGRGFVTVGVQGDRLLAATGGYLFCLDPVTGTVLWDNALKGLGLGLVSIGGASTLEAAAIQAERQRRSAASA comes from the coding sequence ATGGCGGATATGCCGCGGGATCGGATTTATGTCGGGGCGCAGGGCCACGTGGTGGCGCTCGAGGGGGCGTCGGGCCGTGAAGTCTGGCGGACCAAGGTGCGGGGCCGCGGCTTCGTGACCGTCGGCGTCCAGGGCGACCGCCTGCTGGCGGCCACCGGCGGCTATCTCTTCTGCCTCGATCCCGTCACGGGCACCGTGCTGTGGGACAACGCGCTGAAGGGACTGGGGCTGGGCCTCGTCAGCATTGGCGGCGCGTCCACGCTGGAGGCCGCCGCGATCCAGGCGGAACGGCAGCGGCGCTCGGCGGCGTCCGCATAA
- a CDS encoding serine/threonine-protein kinase produces MNSATGSRSVLASTSFLPNDLLEDARKRIGVAGVVIAAIWLVIIVFLGIAGRFFASALPNLDATWPEPGRYFAITGILGGLGLAFVARRVGPRSHWLRDAAALLMVGTCLMLAILESRITITQPGRLSWVNVIILLYPLIVPESPRRTLVVSLLAAFTVPVSLVLASLRGVALPSETISVVLLIVPPFLSAAIAVLPARLIRQLGQAVKEAREIGAYRLGKLLGEGGMGQVFYATHQLLARPAAVKLIRSDNIKGVSAESARTAMERFRREAAAAAALTSPHTIALYDFGPTGDGSFFYAMELLTGMSLEDMGKKFGALPGERVVYLLRQACLSLAEAHRRNLVHRDIKPSNLFASRAGVEVDFVKVLDFGLVKENVASEPADMKLTAADALTGTPAFMAPELALGDPDVDHRVDIYALGCSAYWLLTGDLPFYATNTVQMLFKQANEPPPKPSAKARFPVPPALDDVVLACMAKAPNDRPADAETLITMLDAVRFDSPWTPQRARDWWDEHIPSTLPPTPIDNRMADRGEWIRFLKDSKVQ; encoded by the coding sequence ATGAACTCTGCAACCGGCTCACGGAGCGTGCTCGCCTCCACGTCCTTCCTGCCCAATGACCTGCTGGAAGACGCCCGGAAGCGGATCGGCGTGGCGGGGGTGGTGATCGCGGCCATCTGGCTCGTCATCATCGTGTTTTTGGGAATCGCCGGGCGATTCTTCGCCTCGGCACTGCCAAACCTCGACGCGACCTGGCCGGAACCGGGACGTTACTTCGCGATCACGGGCATCCTCGGTGGCCTCGGGCTGGCGTTTGTGGCCCGGCGGGTGGGGCCGCGTTCGCACTGGTTGCGCGACGCAGCCGCGCTGCTCATGGTCGGCACCTGCCTGATGCTGGCCATCCTCGAGTCACGGATCACCATCACGCAGCCCGGTCGTCTGTCGTGGGTGAACGTGATCATCCTGCTCTACCCGCTCATCGTCCCCGAGTCCCCCAGGCGGACGCTGGTCGTCTCGCTGCTCGCCGCGTTCACGGTCCCTGTCTCACTCGTGCTGGCCAGCCTCCGGGGGGTGGCCCTGCCGAGCGAGACGATCTCCGTGGTGCTCCTGATCGTGCCGCCGTTCCTCTCTGCCGCGATTGCCGTGCTCCCCGCACGGCTCATCCGCCAGCTCGGTCAGGCGGTGAAGGAGGCCCGGGAAATCGGGGCGTACCGGCTCGGGAAGCTGCTCGGGGAAGGGGGGATGGGGCAGGTGTTCTACGCCACGCACCAGCTCCTGGCCCGGCCCGCGGCGGTGAAGCTCATCCGTTCCGACAACATCAAGGGCGTCAGCGCCGAGTCGGCGCGGACGGCGATGGAGCGGTTCCGCCGCGAGGCGGCCGCGGCGGCAGCCCTCACCTCCCCCCACACCATCGCGCTGTATGACTTCGGGCCGACTGGCGATGGGAGCTTCTTCTACGCGATGGAACTGCTCACGGGGATGAGCCTCGAGGACATGGGCAAGAAGTTTGGGGCGCTCCCCGGCGAACGGGTGGTGTATCTCCTGCGCCAGGCCTGTCTCTCGCTCGCCGAGGCGCATCGCCGCAACCTCGTTCATCGCGACATCAAGCCCTCGAATCTCTTCGCCAGCAGGGCAGGGGTGGAGGTGGACTTCGTGAAGGTCCTCGACTTCGGTCTCGTCAAGGAGAACGTGGCGAGCGAACCGGCCGACATGAAGCTGACCGCCGCCGACGCGCTGACCGGCACGCCAGCCTTCATGGCGCCGGAACTGGCCCTGGGCGATCCCGACGTGGATCACCGCGTGGATATCTATGCCCTGGGGTGCTCGGCCTACTGGCTCCTGACGGGCGACCTCCCGTTCTATGCCACCAACACCGTGCAGATGCTCTTCAAGCAGGCCAACGAGCCGCCGCCGAAGCCGTCGGCCAAGGCACGGTTCCCGGTCCCCCCGGCGCTGGACGACGTCGTGCTCGCCTGCATGGCCAAGGCACCCAACGACCGACCGGCCGACGCCGAGACACTCATCACGATGCTCGACGCCGTCCGCTTCGACTCCCCCTGGACGCCGCAGCGCGCGCGCGACTGGTGGGATGAGCATATCCCGTCGACGCTTCCCCCGACGCCGATCGACAACCGGATGGCGGATCGCGGCGAGTGGATCCGCTTCCTGAAGGACTCGAAGGTCCAGTGA
- the msrP gene encoding protein-methionine-sulfoxide reductase catalytic subunit MsrP: protein MLIRRGGDLPASAVTPESTYLNRRAFVAAAGGVALGALLPPQLRALAGPDDLKPTPYKTITTYNNYYEFGTSKESPSELAGSLRVSPWTVEVAGEARRTGRFDYDDLIRPIPTEERVYRHRCVEGWSMVVPWLGFPLNELIKKLEPTSKAKFVSFTTLEDPAQMPGQRSGILPWPYVEGLRMDEAMHPLTILATGLYGKPLPNQNGAPLRLVVPWKYGFKGGKAIVKITFMETQPRTTWNVAVPNEYGFYANVNPQVDHPRWSQARERPVGEFFKKDTLMFNGYGDQVASLYAGMNLRTNY, encoded by the coding sequence GTGCTGATCCGCCGCGGCGGGGACCTCCCCGCGTCTGCCGTCACCCCGGAATCGACCTACCTGAACCGGCGGGCCTTCGTGGCCGCTGCCGGGGGCGTGGCCCTTGGCGCCCTCCTGCCGCCGCAGTTGCGGGCGCTGGCCGGCCCGGACGACCTCAAGCCCACGCCGTACAAGACCATCACCACCTACAACAACTACTACGAGTTCGGGACCAGCAAGGAATCGCCGTCCGAACTGGCGGGGAGCCTCCGGGTGTCGCCCTGGACCGTGGAGGTGGCGGGCGAGGCCCGGCGCACCGGGCGGTTTGACTACGACGACCTGATCCGGCCGATTCCCACGGAGGAGCGCGTCTACCGCCACCGCTGCGTCGAAGGGTGGTCAATGGTGGTGCCCTGGCTGGGGTTTCCGCTCAACGAGCTCATCAAGAAACTCGAACCGACCAGCAAGGCGAAATTCGTCTCGTTCACCACGCTCGAAGACCCGGCCCAGATGCCGGGCCAGCGGAGCGGCATCCTCCCCTGGCCCTACGTCGAGGGGCTGCGGATGGACGAGGCCATGCATCCCCTCACCATCCTCGCGACCGGGTTGTACGGGAAGCCGCTCCCCAACCAGAACGGCGCGCCGCTCCGGCTGGTGGTGCCGTGGAAGTACGGGTTCAAGGGGGGGAAGGCCATCGTCAAGATCACCTTCATGGAAACCCAGCCGCGGACCACCTGGAACGTGGCGGTCCCGAACGAGTACGGCTTCTACGCCAACGTCAATCCCCAGGTGGATCACCCGCGGTGGAGCCAGGCCCGCGAACGGCCGGTCGGCGAGTTCTTCAAGAAGGACACGCTGATGTTCAACGGCTACGGCGACCAGGTGGCCAGTCTGTATGCCGGCATGAATCTCCGCACCAACTACTGA
- a CDS encoding protein-methionine-sulfoxide reductase heme-binding subunit MsrQ — protein sequence MTRAQVIRWVVKPLVWAVGLGIPAWLTWGAFHDALGSDPVLTMQEWTGKGALVGLLLTLSVTPLRRLTKWNEVIRLRRLFGTFAFFLATLHFLTYLVFDQSLSLTMIRDDVIEHPWVTAGFTAWLLMLPLALTSTRGMVRRLGGRRWQRLHLLVYLAAAAGVFHFLWLVKKDTTTPARFGLVLVLLLLTRLPLWKRRA from the coding sequence ATGACACGGGCGCAGGTCATCCGGTGGGTGGTCAAGCCGCTGGTGTGGGCCGTGGGCCTGGGCATCCCCGCCTGGCTGACATGGGGAGCGTTCCACGATGCCCTTGGCAGCGATCCGGTCCTCACCATGCAGGAGTGGACCGGGAAGGGGGCGCTGGTCGGCCTCCTCCTGACCCTCTCGGTGACACCGCTGCGCCGGCTCACGAAGTGGAACGAGGTGATCCGCCTCCGGCGGCTCTTCGGCACCTTCGCCTTCTTCCTCGCGACGCTGCACTTCCTGACCTATCTCGTCTTCGACCAGTCGTTGTCGCTCACGATGATCCGTGACGATGTGATCGAGCATCCCTGGGTCACGGCGGGGTTCACCGCGTGGCTCCTGATGCTTCCGCTGGCGCTCACCTCGACGCGGGGCATGGTGCGGCGGCTCGGCGGGCGGCGCTGGCAGCGACTGCACCTGCTGGTGTACCTGGCGGCGGCCGCCGGGGTGTTCCACTTCCTCTGGCTGGTCAAGAAAGACACCACCACGCCGGCGCGGTTCGGCCTGGTCCTCGTCCTCCTGCTGCTCACGCGGCTGCCGCTCTGGAAGCGGCGCGCTTGA
- the pyrR gene encoding bifunctional pyr operon transcriptional regulator/uracil phosphoribosyltransferase PyrR, with protein MLDERAIARTLARMAVEIVERCAGTEGLLLVGIQRRGVELAERIGRLIGSAEGVEVPLGKLDITLYRDDLQTVGVGPVVGETKLPGSLDGRTVVIVDDVLHTGRTIRAALDELADFGRPQRILLCVLVDRGGRELPIQPDIAGQTVRVRPGERVDVFVSELDGHDAVELARVS; from the coding sequence TTGCTCGATGAACGAGCCATCGCACGCACCCTGGCGCGCATGGCCGTTGAAATCGTCGAGCGATGCGCCGGAACGGAGGGCCTTTTGCTGGTCGGGATCCAGCGCCGGGGCGTGGAGCTCGCCGAGCGGATCGGGCGGCTGATCGGCAGCGCCGAGGGGGTGGAGGTGCCCCTGGGCAAGCTGGATATCACGCTCTATCGCGATGACCTGCAGACCGTCGGTGTCGGGCCGGTGGTCGGGGAAACCAAGCTCCCCGGTTCGCTCGACGGACGGACGGTCGTGATCGTGGACGACGTGCTCCACACCGGGCGGACCATCCGCGCCGCCCTGGATGAACTGGCCGATTTCGGCCGCCCCCAGCGGATCCTGCTCTGCGTCCTGGTGGACCGGGGCGGCCGGGAACTCCCCATCCAGCCCGACATTGCCGGTCAGACCGTCCGCGTGCGGCCAGGAGAACGGGTGGATGTCTTCGTCTCCGAACTCGATGGCCATGACGCCGTGGAGCTTGCCCGTGTCAGCTGA
- a CDS encoding aspartate carbamoyltransferase catalytic subunit yields the protein MSADAAALALGKDLIGLETLSPAQLRFILDTAEPFKEVSERAIKKVPALRGKTIVNLFFEASTRTRISFEFAEKRLSADTVNVASAGSSVSKGETLVDTARNLEAMRIDMVVIRHGSSGAAKFLGDRIASNVINAGDGKHEHPTQALLDLLTLRDTFGKIEGLKVAICGDILHSRVARSNIWGLTKLGAEVGICGPPSLLPRDIEALGVTILPRIEDAIAWADALNVLRLQLERMQAGFIPSLREYNRVFGVTRERLSRAPKDLVILHPGPMNRGVEIDSDVADGEHSVILPQVTNGVAVRMAVLYLLAGGTGAVAAAARGEAA from the coding sequence GTGTCAGCTGACGCAGCCGCCCTGGCGCTGGGCAAGGACCTGATCGGGCTCGAAACGCTGAGCCCGGCCCAGCTCCGCTTCATTCTCGACACCGCAGAGCCCTTCAAGGAAGTCAGCGAACGGGCCATCAAGAAGGTGCCGGCCCTCCGCGGCAAGACCATCGTCAACCTCTTTTTCGAAGCCTCCACCCGCACCCGCATCTCCTTTGAATTCGCCGAGAAGCGTCTCTCGGCCGACACCGTGAACGTGGCGTCGGCGGGTTCGTCCGTCTCCAAGGGTGAGACGCTGGTGGACACCGCCCGGAATCTCGAAGCGATGCGGATCGACATGGTGGTCATCCGCCACGGCTCCTCGGGCGCCGCGAAGTTCCTCGGCGACCGGATCGCGTCGAACGTGATCAATGCGGGCGACGGCAAGCACGAGCATCCGACGCAGGCGCTCCTCGACCTCCTGACCCTGCGCGACACGTTCGGAAAGATCGAGGGACTGAAGGTCGCCATCTGCGGCGACATCCTCCACAGTCGCGTGGCGCGCAGCAATATCTGGGGCCTCACCAAGCTGGGCGCCGAGGTCGGCATCTGCGGCCCCCCCTCGCTGCTTCCGCGCGATATCGAGGCGCTCGGCGTCACGATCCTGCCGAGGATCGAGGATGCGATCGCCTGGGCCGACGCCCTGAACGTCCTCCGCCTGCAGCTGGAGCGGATGCAGGCCGGGTTCATCCCGTCCCTGCGCGAATACAACCGGGTCTTCGGCGTCACGCGCGAGCGCCTGTCGCGCGCGCCGAAGGACCTGGTCATCCTGCACCCTGGCCCCATGAACCGCGGCGTGGAGATTGACAGCGACGTGGCGGACGGGGAGCACAGCGTCATCCTGCCGCAGGTCACCAATGGTGTGGCGGTGCGGATGGCGGTCCTGTACCTGCTGGCGGGCGGCACGGGAGCCGTGGCCGCGGCCGCACGAGGAGAGGCCGCGTGA
- a CDS encoding dihydroorotase, which produces MTTILIRGGRVIDPSRGTDGLADLLVEEGKITAVGRGVEASPGARIIDAAGKVVAPGLIDLHVHLREPGQEDLETVASGAMAAAAGGFTAVCAMPNTDPVTDNQAAVGFIVSQAQRAGKARVYPIGAVTLGQRGEQMAEFGELVGAGAVAVSDDGKPVASSHMMRTALEYARTFGIPVANHCEEMSLAQGGAMHEGLVSTRLGLKGIPAAAEEIMVARDIILAELTGGHVHLCHMSTRGSVELIRRGKEKGIRVTAEATPHHFSLTHERCAGYDTNAKMNPPLRESADVAAIRQGLKDGTIDVIASDHAPHHYDAKEREFDHAPNGIIGLETALGVAIRDLVESGVLTLPELIDRMSTQAARIFHLPGGTLAVGAPADVVVFDPAERWVVQPERFYSKSRNTPYAGTELVGRTHQTVVRGRVVYDLGAA; this is translated from the coding sequence GTGACGACGATCCTGATTCGTGGTGGCCGTGTCATCGACCCGTCGCGCGGCACGGACGGGCTGGCCGACCTCCTGGTGGAGGAGGGCAAGATCACCGCCGTCGGGCGCGGCGTGGAGGCGTCGCCGGGCGCCCGGATCATCGACGCCGCGGGCAAAGTGGTGGCACCGGGGCTGATCGACCTGCACGTGCACCTGCGCGAGCCGGGTCAGGAGGATCTCGAGACGGTCGCCTCCGGGGCGATGGCGGCGGCCGCCGGCGGGTTCACCGCCGTCTGCGCCATGCCCAACACCGATCCGGTTACTGACAACCAGGCTGCCGTCGGGTTCATCGTCAGCCAGGCCCAGCGTGCCGGCAAGGCGCGGGTCTACCCGATTGGGGCGGTGACCCTCGGGCAGCGCGGTGAACAGATGGCGGAATTCGGCGAGCTCGTGGGTGCCGGCGCCGTGGCGGTCAGCGACGACGGGAAGCCGGTCGCGTCCAGCCACATGATGCGCACCGCGCTGGAGTACGCCCGCACCTTCGGGATCCCGGTCGCCAATCACTGCGAGGAAATGAGCCTGGCGCAGGGTGGCGCCATGCACGAGGGGCTGGTCAGCACCCGACTCGGCCTGAAGGGAATTCCGGCCGCTGCCGAGGAGATCATGGTGGCGCGGGATATCATCCTGGCGGAACTGACGGGCGGGCACGTGCACCTCTGCCATATGTCCACCCGCGGCTCGGTCGAGCTGATCCGCCGGGGGAAGGAGAAGGGGATCCGGGTCACCGCCGAGGCGACGCCGCACCATTTCTCCCTGACCCACGAGCGGTGCGCCGGGTACGACACCAATGCCAAGATGAATCCGCCGCTGCGGGAATCGGCGGACGTTGCGGCGATCCGGCAGGGGCTGAAGGACGGCACGATCGACGTCATTGCCAGCGACCACGCGCCGCACCACTACGACGCCAAGGAACGCGAGTTCGATCACGCCCCGAACGGGATCATCGGGCTGGAGACGGCGCTCGGGGTGGCCATTCGCGACCTCGTCGAGTCCGGCGTGCTCACCCTGCCGGAGCTGATCGACCGGATGAGCACGCAGGCGGCCCGGATCTTTCACCTGCCCGGCGGTACCTTGGCGGTCGGCGCGCCGGCCGATGTGGTGGTGTTCGACCCGGCGGAGCGCTGGGTGGTGCAGCCGGAGCGGTTCTATTCCAAGAGCCGCAACACCCCGTACGCGGGGACGGAACTGGTCGGTCGGACGCACCAGACGGTGGTGCGGGGCCGGGTGGTCTACGACCTCGGGGCCGCCTAG
- the rpsT gene encoding 30S ribosomal protein S20, which yields MPRIKSAKKRMRQTKVRTARNKAQRSKLRTAVKNVRTAATKAEATKALTEAASLLDRAGRKNLVHPRTAARQKSRLAKAINAKA from the coding sequence GTGCCCCGCATCAAGTCCGCCAAGAAGCGCATGCGCCAGACGAAGGTTCGCACGGCCCGCAACAAGGCCCAGCGGAGCAAGCTGCGCACGGCCGTCAAGAACGTTCGTACCGCCGCCACCAAGGCCGAGGCCACCAAGGCGCTCACCGAGGCCGCGAGCCTGCTCGATCGCGCCGGGCGGAAGAACCTGGTGCACCCGCGGACGGCGGCGCGTCAGAAGAGCCGCTTGGCCAAGGCCATCAACGCCAAGGCGTAG